A DNA window from Pyrus communis chromosome 3, drPyrComm1.1, whole genome shotgun sequence contains the following coding sequences:
- the LOC137728815 gene encoding splicing factor U2af large subunit B-like isoform X1 translates to MSDYEGVSKHNSRGSERESSWRDRERDRGQDRAKDGDRYTREYKDKSGRFDRGRNSYDGHRRGRNQDFDRHRHYDQDRERMHRHRSRSRSRSRSVDRSPPRSCSKSKRTTGFDMAPPAGSVLPNASVSGQLSGIPQTMPGVVQNSLTFGALHMALPLMPAQAMTQQATRHARRVYVGGLPPLANEQTIATFFSQFMAAIGRNSVGSSMCNHSLTLTKFNMCLNVLHDSGSHGFYLRAMCFLVSELAGDAVVNVYINHEKKFAFVEMRTVEEASNAMALDRIIFEACQLQVIITVLFFV, encoded by the exons ATGTCAGATTACGAAGGCGTCAGCAAG CACAATTCTCGTGGATCAGAACGTGAGAGCTCGTGGAGAGATCGAGAGCGAGACCGAGGTCAAGATAGAGCAAAAGATGGTGACCGTTATACACGGGAGTATAAGGATAAAAGTGGAAGATTTGACAGAGGGAGGAACTCATATGATGGCCATCGCCGAGGTAGAAACCAAGATTTCGACAG GCATCGTCATTATGATCAAGATAGAGAAAGGATGCATAGACATAGATCACGGTCACGTTCTCGTTCTCGCTCAGTGGACAGATCTCCTCCTCGTTCCTGTTCAAAGAG CAAGCGTACAACTGGTTTTGACATGGCACCACCTGCTGGGTCAGTGCTGCCTAATGCTTCCGTTTCAG GACAACTGTCAGGTATTCCACAAACAATGCCTGGAGTGGTACAAAATTCCTTAACTTTTGGGGCATTGCAT ATGGCTCTTCCATTGATGCCAGCTCAAGCCATGACTCAGCAG GCTACAAGGCATGCACGTCGGGTATACGTTGGTGGGCTTCCTCCCTTGGCTAATGAGCAG ACAATTGCCACATTCTTTAGCCAATTCATGGCTGCCATTGGAAGAAATTCTGTTGGTTCAAGTATGTGTAATCATAGTCTCACTTTAACTAAGTTCAACATGTGCCTTAATGTATTACATGATTCAGGATCTCATGGGTTTTATCTGAGAGCAATGTGTTTTCTAGTATCTGAACTTGCAGGTGATGCGGTTGTAAATGTCTATATTAATCATGAGAAGAAGTTTGCATTTGTGGAGATGAGAACGGTTGAAGAAGCAAGTAATGCAATGGCATTAGACAGGATTATATTTGAGGCATGTCAATTACAAGTTATCAttacagttttgttttttgtatga
- the LOC137728815 gene encoding splicing factor U2af large subunit A-like isoform X2 encodes MSDYEGVSKHNSRGSERESSWRDRERDRGQDRAKDGDRYTREYKDKSGRFDRGRNSYDGHRRGRNQDFDRHRHYDQDRERMHRHRSRSRSRSRSVDRSPPRSCSKSKRTTGFDMAPPAGSVLPNASVSGQLSGIPQTMPGVVQNSLTFGALHMALPLMPAQAMTQQATRHARRVYVGGLPPLANEQTIATFFSQFMAAIGRNSVGSISELAGDAVVNVYINHEKKFAFVEMRTVEEASNAMALDRIIFEACQLQVIITVLFFV; translated from the exons ATGTCAGATTACGAAGGCGTCAGCAAG CACAATTCTCGTGGATCAGAACGTGAGAGCTCGTGGAGAGATCGAGAGCGAGACCGAGGTCAAGATAGAGCAAAAGATGGTGACCGTTATACACGGGAGTATAAGGATAAAAGTGGAAGATTTGACAGAGGGAGGAACTCATATGATGGCCATCGCCGAGGTAGAAACCAAGATTTCGACAG GCATCGTCATTATGATCAAGATAGAGAAAGGATGCATAGACATAGATCACGGTCACGTTCTCGTTCTCGCTCAGTGGACAGATCTCCTCCTCGTTCCTGTTCAAAGAG CAAGCGTACAACTGGTTTTGACATGGCACCACCTGCTGGGTCAGTGCTGCCTAATGCTTCCGTTTCAG GACAACTGTCAGGTATTCCACAAACAATGCCTGGAGTGGTACAAAATTCCTTAACTTTTGGGGCATTGCAT ATGGCTCTTCCATTGATGCCAGCTCAAGCCATGACTCAGCAG GCTACAAGGCATGCACGTCGGGTATACGTTGGTGGGCTTCCTCCCTTGGCTAATGAGCAG ACAATTGCCACATTCTTTAGCCAATTCATGGCTGCCATTGGAAGAAATTCTGTTGGTTCAA TATCTGAACTTGCAGGTGATGCGGTTGTAAATGTCTATATTAATCATGAGAAGAAGTTTGCATTTGTGGAGATGAGAACGGTTGAAGAAGCAAGTAATGCAATGGCATTAGACAGGATTATATTTGAGGCATGTCAATTACAAGTTATCAttacagttttgttttttgtatga
- the LOC137728821 gene encoding stem-specific protein TSJT1-like codes for MLAIFNKEVVQPPQELHSPAAASANPAKKPQEIAKDFMSCHDTNNAVSVCFGNTALLAYVAPANPYTSPKRVFCSLDNIYCIFLGDLNNLCSLIKQYGLSKGTNEAMFVVQAYRTLRDRGPYPADQVLKDLDGSFGFVLYDTKAGTVFAALGANEGVSMFWGIAADGSVVISDNLGVIKQSCAKSFAPFPTGCMFHSEQGLMSFEHPTKKMKAMPRIDSEGVMCGATFKVDAHSRIPNMPRVGSEANWAVWGQQA; via the exons atgCTTGCAATATTCAACAAGGAAGTGGTGCAGCCACCGCAGGAGCTCCACAGCCCCGCCGCTGCCTCCGCCAATCCGGCCAAGAAGCCTCAAGAAATTGCCAAAGATTTCATGTCCTGCCACGATACAAACAATGCAGTTTCAGTTTGTTTTGGAAACACAGCTTTGCTTGCATATGTTGCTCCAGCCAACCCCTACACATCCCCAAAAAG GGTGTTCTGTTCGTTGGACAACATATACTGCATTTTTCTGGGGGACCTGAACAACCTCTGCAGCCTGATCAAGCAGTACGGGCTGTCGAAGGGCACCAATGAGGCCATGTTCGTGGTGCAGGCCTATCGGACCCTCCGCGACCGCGGCCCGTACCCCGCTGATCAAGTCCTCAAGGATCTTGATGGAAGCTTTGGATTTGTGCTCTATGACACCAAGGCTGGAACCGTCTTTGCTGCATTG GGTGCCAATGAAGGGGTTAGCATGTTTTGGGGCATTGCAGCAGATGGTTCGGTGGTGATTTCTGACAACTTGGGGGTCATAAAACAAAGCTGTGCTAAATCTTTTGCCCCATTTCCAACTG GGTGCATGTTCCACAGTGAGCAAGGGTTGATGAGCTTCGAGCATCCAACCAAGAAGATGAAGGCAATGCCTCGGATTGACAGTGAGGGGGTCATGTGTGGGGCCACCTTCAAGGTTGATGCTCACTCGAGGATTCCGAACATGCCACGTGTCGGCAGTGAAGCCAATTGGGCAGTATGGGGCCAACAAGCCTAA